A stretch of the Meles meles chromosome 19, mMelMel3.1 paternal haplotype, whole genome shotgun sequence genome encodes the following:
- the LOC123931330 gene encoding vomeronasal type-1 receptor 4-like — translation MASRDLVIATIYLSQTIVGILGNFSLLYHYLCHYYIEGRLRPTDLLLKHLVIANSLLMLSKGVPQTLSAFGLKYFYHDLGCRLLLYVHRVGRGVCISNICLLSIFQNIMISPMNSCWKDFKVKAPEYVSFSISLCWIMHIMVNFIMPMYVLYVSGKQSSRNVTKKKDFGVCSTYSYETTSGLIFIALVVFPEVSFCVLTIWASGSMVFFLHRHRQQVQHIHRPKVSPRSSAESRATQSTLALVTTFVSFSFLSSIFHVGTVFIYNPTWWLVKTSDLSSMCFPAVSPFLLMSRDSTVTRVCFVRIRNTKSPILTRKM, via the coding sequence ATGGCTTCTAGGGACTTGGTAATAGCAACAATATACTTATCACAGACAATAGTTGGAATCCTGGgcaatttctctcttctttaccACTATCTCTGCCATTACTACATTGAAGGCAGATTGAGACCCACAGATTTGCTTCTCAAACACCTGGTTATAGCCAACTCCTTGCTGATGCTATCAAAAGGAGTTCCCCAGACATTGTCAGCTTTTGGGTTGAAATATTTCTACCATGATTTGGGATGCAGACTTCTTTTGTATGTCCACAGAGTGGGCAGGGGAGTGTGCATCAGCAATATCTGCCTCTTGAGTATCTTCCAGAACATCATGATCAGCCCCATGAATTCCTGTTGGAAGGATTTTAAAGTCAAAGCCCCAGAGTATGTCAgcttctccatttctctctgctGGATCATGCACATAATGGTAAATTTTATCATGCCTATGTACGTGCTGTATGTATCAGGGAAACAGAGCAGCAGAAACGTCACAAAGAAAAAGGACTTTGGAGTCTGTTCTACTTACAGTTATGAGACAACTTCAGGGTTAATTTTTATAGCACTGGTAGTATTCCCTGAAGTTTCATTCTGTGTGCTCACAATCTGGGCCAGTGGCTCCATGGTCTTCTTCCTGCACAGGCACAGGCAGCAGGTCCAGCACATTCACAGGCCTAAAGTCTCCCCCAGATCCTCTGCTGAGTCCAGAGCCACCCAGAGCACCCTTGCCCTGGTGACCACCTTtgtgtctttttccttcctctcttccatcTTTCATGTTGgtactgtttttatttataatccCACTTGGTGGTTAGTGAAGACCTCTGACCTAAGTTCTATGTGTTTTCCAGCGGTCAGCCCTTTTCTGCTCATGAGCCGAGACTCTACGGTAACTAGGGTCTGCTTTGTGAGGATAAGAAACACAAAATCCCCTATTCTCAccagaaaaatgtaa